One Staphylococcus simiae genomic region harbors:
- a CDS encoding response regulator transcription factor, whose amino-acid sequence MKILIIEDDFVIAESLAIELEKWHYEVNIVEEFNHITEVVKDYQPQLILLDINLPSFNGFHWCQEIRKFSSVPIKFISSRVDEMDQIMAIQMGGDDFIEKPFNLSLTIAKIQALLRRTYDFSIINHQLEVKGCVLFVDEAKISYNNDSINLSLTELHILKLLFQNEGKYVSRTTLIEKCWESENFIDDNTLAVNMTRLRKKMKAIGIDDFIKTKKNIGYKV is encoded by the coding sequence ATGAAGATTTTAATAATTGAAGATGATTTTGTCATTGCTGAAAGCTTAGCGATTGAATTAGAAAAATGGCATTATGAAGTCAACATAGTAGAAGAATTCAACCATATAACAGAAGTAGTTAAAGATTATCAACCACAATTAATTTTATTAGATATTAATCTACCATCATTTAATGGCTTTCATTGGTGCCAAGAAATACGAAAATTTTCTAGTGTACCTATTAAATTTATTAGTTCAAGGGTGGATGAGATGGATCAAATCATGGCTATCCAAATGGGTGGCGATGATTTTATTGAAAAACCTTTCAATTTATCACTGACAATAGCGAAGATTCAAGCGCTACTGCGACGTACTTATGATTTTTCAATCATCAACCATCAGCTAGAAGTTAAAGGTTGTGTATTATTCGTTGACGAAGCAAAAATAAGTTACAACAATGATAGTATCAATTTATCATTAACTGAGTTGCATATATTAAAGTTACTTTTTCAAAATGAAGGTAAATATGTTAGTAGAACGACACTTATCGAAAAGTGTTGGGAATCTGAAAATTTTATCGATGATAATACATTGGCAGTTAATATGACACGATTGCGTAAGAAAATGAAAGCTATTGGAATTGATGACTTTATAAAAACAAAGAAAAATATTGGATATAAGGTATAG
- a CDS encoding sensor histidine kinase gives MRVFLKSVTQQLVIILSILALFGLIFYLYRLPSEAYILTTSIIILLMVIYLGIKYLNFVKREDLKKRNEALEETLYQLKNAQIEYKDNIESYFLTWVHQMKTPITAAQLLLERDDPKVINRVRQELIQIDNYTSLTLSYLKLLNEEADISLSQISVNDLVRPIIMKYSVQFIEQQTKIHYQPCNDKVLTDIRWIAIMIEQIINNALKYARGKDIWIDFDQQEQQLHIKDNGIGISEADLPKIFDKGYSGYNGQSQTNASGIGLFIVKNIATHTNHKVTVDSVVDVGTTFTIQFPYK, from the coding sequence ATGAGAGTTTTCTTAAAATCTGTAACACAGCAACTTGTTATTATATTGAGCATATTAGCTTTATTTGGTTTGATTTTTTATTTATATCGTTTACCTAGTGAAGCATATATACTCACGACAAGCATTATTATATTATTAATGGTTATTTATCTAGGTATTAAGTATTTAAATTTTGTTAAGCGAGAAGATTTAAAAAAGCGCAATGAAGCATTGGAAGAAACCCTTTATCAATTGAAAAATGCACAAATCGAGTATAAAGATAATATAGAAAGTTATTTTTTAACATGGGTGCATCAAATGAAAACACCAATTACTGCGGCACAACTATTACTTGAGCGAGATGATCCTAAAGTTATTAATCGTGTGCGACAAGAACTTATACAAATAGATAATTATACAAGTTTAACTTTGAGTTATTTGAAATTGTTAAATGAAGAGGCTGATATTTCACTATCACAAATATCAGTTAACGATTTAGTGAGACCTATAATTATGAAATACTCTGTACAATTTATTGAACAACAAACAAAGATACACTATCAACCTTGTAATGACAAGGTATTAACTGATATCAGATGGATTGCTATTATGATTGAACAAATCATTAATAACGCATTAAAATATGCTAGAGGTAAAGATATTTGGATTGATTTTGATCAACAAGAACAGCAATTACATATTAAAGATAATGGTATAGGTATTAGCGAAGCAGATTTACCTAAAATATTTGATAAAGGCTACTCTGGCTATAATGGCCAGTCGCAAACAAATGCTAGTGGCATAGGTTTGTTTATTGTCAAAAATATTGCAACTCATACAAACCATAAAGTAACTGTTGATTCGGTTGTCGACGTAGGTACGACATTTACAATTCAATTTCCATATAAGTAA
- a CDS encoding MarR family winged helix-turn-helix transcriptional regulator has translation MSTNKNDYEHMLFYFAYKTFITAADEIIEQYGMSRQHHRFLFFINKLPGITIKSLLEILEISKQGSHATLQKLKEQGLIVEEVLETDRRVKKLYTTAKGQQLISKLNKAQDELLQQIYQEVGTDWYDVMEALAMGRPGFDYIKHIKNESDN, from the coding sequence ATGTCGACAAACAAAAATGATTATGAACATATGTTGTTTTATTTCGCATATAAAACATTTATTACTGCAGCTGATGAAATTATTGAACAATATGGAATGAGTCGGCAACATCATCGCTTTTTATTTTTTATTAATAAATTGCCCGGTATTACAATCAAGTCATTACTAGAAATTCTTGAAATATCAAAGCAAGGGTCTCATGCAACTTTACAAAAATTAAAAGAACAAGGATTAATTGTTGAAGAAGTATTGGAAACAGATAGACGTGTAAAAAAATTATATACAACGGCGAAAGGTCAACAATTAATCTCTAAGTTGAACAAGGCGCAAGACGAGTTGTTACAACAAATATATCAAGAAGTAGGTACAGATTGGTATGATGTGATGGAAGCTCTAGCTATGGGAAGACCAGGGTTTGATTATATCAAGCATATTAAGAATGAAAGTGACAACTGA
- a CDS encoding fibrinogen-binding adhesin SdrG C-terminal domain-containing protein produces MKKRIDFLSNKQNKYSIRRFTVGTTSVIVGITILFGLGNHQANAAETTDATTESFSDNANKDSEKSTSQRDNNTLTTTNDNNVNQQALDLDLKNDSNVEQRSTPNEQHNNASTLINDIEDKAPSIRVSTTEETNPKVASIPQQVTPQDSDTTNNQQAQPNSQDTLATSNQDGINNIHLAKAEMNTPSIESNQSQTMNSVTREPIKATKPRTMMRSMAVSPRFNVLAADVAGTNVNDQVTASNFNLATHTFDPNQSGNTFMNADFNVNGEVKAGDYFTMQLPSSLTGNGDVDYSNVNNTMPIKDITNAAGDVVATATYDTVSKTYKFVFTDFVNNKTNVKGNLGLPLFTDRQNAPKAGIYDANIDIAGEVFNNQINIQYSSPAQGEEAENGANITSQIIGIDTISGQNTYNQTVYVNPKAHTLDNTWVYIKGYQDKIEDSSGKVNADNTKIKIYEVKDASKISDSYAVNPNDSNLVDVTDNFQDKISYNLENMATIHFGDINKTYVVVVDGHYDNSGKNLKTQVIEENADPTSPQGFSAFGWNNENVVKNGGGTADGEEVVDPEPPVNPDIDSDSDSDSDSDSDSDSDSDSDSDSDSDSDSDSDSDSDSDSDSDSDSNSDSDSDSDSDSDSDSDSDSDSDSDSDSDSDSDSDSDSDSDSDSDSDSDSDSDSDSDSDSDSDSDSDSDSDSDSDSDSNSDSDSDSDSDSDSDSDIDSDSDSDLDSDSDSDSDSDSDSDSDLDSDSDSDSDSDSDSDSDSDSDSDSDSDSDSDSDSDSDSDSDSDSDSDSDSDSDSDSDGDLDSDSDSDSDSDSDSDRDSDSDSDSDSDSDSDSDSDSDSDSDSDSDSDSDSDSDSDSDSDSDSDSDSDSDSDSDSDSDSDSDSDSDSDSDSDSDSDSDLDSDSDSDSDSDSDSDSDSDSDSDSDSDSDSDSDSDSGHHDGTLDQPHQQGHGEPKHDDAKALPETGSDDTSNNGTLFGGLLAALGSLFLLRRRKNNNKDSIK; encoded by the coding sequence TTGAAAAAAAGAATAGATTTTTTATCGAATAAGCAAAATAAGTATTCGATTAGACGCTTTACAGTAGGAACAACATCAGTAATAGTAGGAATAACAATACTATTTGGACTAGGAAATCATCAAGCTAATGCCGCAGAGACAACCGATGCAACGACGGAGTCATTCAGCGACAATGCTAATAAAGACTCTGAAAAAAGCACAAGTCAACGTGACAACAATACATTAACTACAACAAATGATAATAATGTGAATCAACAAGCGCTTGATTTAGATTTAAAAAATGATTCAAATGTTGAACAACGTTCAACGCCTAATGAGCAACATAATAATGCATCAACTTTAATAAATGATATAGAAGATAAAGCACCAAGCATTCGTGTTTCAACAACTGAAGAAACAAACCCTAAAGTAGCATCCATACCACAGCAAGTAACCCCACAAGACAGTGATACAACGAACAATCAACAAGCTCAACCTAACTCTCAAGATACATTAGCCACTAGTAATCAAGATGGCATAAACAATATTCACCTTGCCAAAGCAGAAATGAATACACCTTCAATTGAAAGTAATCAATCACAAACCATGAATAGTGTGACTAGAGAACCAATTAAAGCTACCAAGCCGAGAACAATGATGCGTAGTATGGCTGTGTCACCAAGATTCAATGTGTTAGCAGCAGATGTAGCTGGGACAAATGTTAACGATCAAGTGACTGCTAGTAATTTTAATTTAGCAACTCATACATTTGATCCAAACCAAAGTGGCAATACGTTTATGAATGCAGATTTTAATGTTAATGGCGAAGTAAAAGCTGGGGACTATTTTACAATGCAGTTACCAAGTAGTTTAACTGGTAATGGAGATGTTGATTATTCTAATGTCAATAACACGATGCCTATTAAAGATATTACTAATGCTGCAGGAGATGTTGTTGCGACAGCAACCTACGACACAGTTAGTAAGACTTATAAATTTGTCTTCACGGATTTTGTCAACAATAAGACAAATGTTAAAGGTAATTTAGGACTGCCATTATTTACAGATAGACAAAATGCTCCTAAAGCAGGTATATATGATGCCAATATTGATATTGCTGGAGAAGTATTTAACAATCAAATTAATATACAATACAGTAGTCCAGCTCAAGGTGAAGAGGCAGAAAATGGTGCTAACATAACATCTCAAATTATTGGTATAGATACGATTTCTGGTCAAAATACTTACAATCAAACTGTATATGTGAATCCTAAAGCACATACATTAGATAATACTTGGGTGTATATTAAAGGATATCAAGATAAGATTGAGGACAGCAGCGGTAAGGTAAATGCTGATAACACTAAAATAAAAATTTATGAAGTAAAAGATGCTTCAAAAATTTCAGATAGTTACGCAGTAAATCCGAATGATAGTAATTTAGTTGATGTAACTGATAATTTCCAAGATAAAATTTCATATAATCTTGAAAATATGGCGACAATTCATTTTGGTGATATTAACAAAACCTATGTAGTGGTTGTTGATGGACATTATGATAATTCTGGTAAAAATTTGAAGACCCAAGTGATAGAAGAAAATGCTGATCCAACATCACCACAAGGATTTAGTGCATTTGGTTGGAATAATGAAAATGTAGTAAAAAATGGTGGAGGTACAGCTGATGGAGAAGAAGTTGTAGATCCAGAGCCACCAGTTAACCCGGATATTGACTCAGACAGTGATTCCGATTCAGATAGCGATTCTGACTCAGATAGTGACTCTGACTCAGACAGTGATTCCGATTCAGACAGTGACTCAGATTCGGATAGTGATTCTGATTCAGATAGCGATTCCGATTCAGATAGTAACTCTGACTCAGATAGCGACTCAGATTCAGATAGTGATTCTGATTCCGACAGCGATTCTGACTCAGACAGTGACTCCGATTCGGATAGTGATTCTGACTCAGACAGTGACTCCGATTCCGACAGCGATTCTGACTCAGATAGTGACTCCGATTCTGACAGCGATTCCGATTCAGATAGTGACTCTGACTCAGATAGTGACTCAGATTCAGATAGCGATTCCGATTCAGATAGTAACTCTGACTCAGATAGCGACTCAGATTCAGATAGTGATTCTGATTCAGACATTGACTCCGACTCAGATAGCGATTTAGATTCGGATAGTGATTCTGATTCAGACAGTGACTCCGACTCAGATAGCGATTTAGATTCGGATAGTGATTCTGACTCAGACAGTGACTCCGATTCCGACAGCGATTCTGACTCAGATAGTGACTCCGATTCTGACAGCGATTCCGATTCAGATAGTGACTCTGACTCAGATAGTGACTCTGACTCAGATAGTGACTCAGATTCAGATAGCGATTCTGATTCAGACGGCGACTTAGATTCCGACAGTGACTCAGATTCGGACAGTGATTCTGACTCAGATAGAGACTCGGATAGCGATTCCGACTCAGACAGTGACTCCGATTCCGACAGCGATTCCGATTCCGACAGTGATTCCGATTCAGATAGTGACTCTGACTCAGATAGTGATTCTGACAGCGATTCTGACTCAGACAGTGACTCCGATTCGGACAGTGACTCTGACTCAGACAGCGACTCCGATTCAGACTCAGATTCAGATAGCGATTCTGACTCAGACAGTGACTCTGACTCAGATAGCGACTCAGATTTAGACAGTGACTCAGATTCAGATAGCGATTCTGACTCAGATAGTGACTCTGATTCAGACAGCGATTCTGACTCAGACAGCGACTCCGATTCAGACAGTGATTCCGATTCAGGTCATCACGATGGTACACTTGACCAACCTCATCAACAAGGACATGGCGAACCTAAACATGACGATGCTAAAGCATTACCAGAAACTGGTAGCGATGATACTTCTAATAACGGAACATTATTCGGTGGCTTACTTGCTGCTTTAGGTTCATTATTCTTATTAAGAAGACGAAAAAATAACAATAAAGATTCAATTAAATAA
- a CDS encoding SE2200 family small protein: MKKFAVILTIVGAGFYAFKKYQAHVNQAPNIEY; the protein is encoded by the coding sequence ATGAAAAAATTTGCAGTTATTTTAACTATAGTTGGTGCAGGATTTTATGCATTTAAAAAGTATCAAGCACATGTTAACCAAGCTCCAAATATTGAATATTAA
- a CDS encoding FtsX-like permease family protein: MKVQLLSKIIRSYFKSQRHIVIPFVMATSCLFMIEYILLSVIFNDYIQRINYLLVVFIVISNIFLAFLALVFITYANHFVMTYRKQEFSVYMMLGMRRRDLHSIVIIEMFIQFCIITLISIMGGYLFGALFFLIFQKLMGERDVSLAAYPFNTTAMMITVIIIAITMVIVLVFNLIKIRFQSPMVQQQDTGQQTLSRWLSYILITIGSLLLVISYWIALQDHTTFDSFMKLWFLLLCVIVGTYTLFIGLSDRIIHIFQKITSLFYHPKYFIVLIGLRQRLKVNAVSLATIALLCTFLIVTLTMTMTTYRDIDNGMNKLLTNDYDVKLDSKQQSHTHSQHTAYLLLKDIKKHVNVEQPKIYQSSLFRSNFKFDNQLMIMQPKHNTYPANYIKFDDVIFGNKTVMVTVLTMQDYNKYHQPIDLKNNELGMITYIPVFKSKTEVSLNHRKYSIKPVTNNNLNIVLFQDSMALIVKNDKQRHQILKYFNQADNDISTTINFNTANHEPIFQATINRLEDKYKISITSKNEITMLWNNLSSGLIFMGGLVSIVLMIGIFLMIYYKQVSEGYEDQKKYQIMQQVGLARDKIKPMIHSQIRWFFSIPMIMAVCHSVFALKIIHTVLIMIGISNINHLITSYIIVIITVSLLYSLIYWLTSRIYVAMLKQHK, from the coding sequence ATGAAGGTGCAATTGCTGAGTAAAATTATACGAAGCTATTTTAAATCACAGCGTCATATTGTTATTCCATTTGTTATGGCGACGAGTTGTTTATTCATGATTGAATATATTTTACTTTCTGTCATATTTAATGACTACATTCAAAGAATTAATTATTTACTAGTTGTCTTTATTGTTATTAGCAACATATTTTTGGCATTTTTAGCACTTGTTTTTATAACTTATGCTAATCACTTTGTTATGACATATAGAAAGCAAGAGTTCTCTGTATACATGATGTTAGGAATGCGTAGGAGAGACCTTCATAGTATAGTCATTATCGAAATGTTTATACAATTTTGTATTATTACATTAATTAGTATTATGGGTGGTTATTTATTTGGTGCATTATTCTTTTTAATATTTCAAAAACTAATGGGAGAACGAGATGTATCGTTAGCAGCTTATCCATTTAATACAACTGCGATGATGATTACAGTAATTATTATCGCCATAACTATGGTCATTGTTTTAGTATTTAATTTAATTAAAATTAGATTTCAAAGTCCGATGGTACAGCAACAAGATACTGGACAACAGACATTATCACGATGGTTAAGCTATATCTTAATTACTATTGGCAGTCTGTTATTGGTTATCAGTTATTGGATTGCTTTGCAAGACCACACAACATTTGATTCATTTATGAAATTATGGTTTCTTTTGTTGTGTGTCATTGTTGGCACTTATACCTTGTTTATAGGATTAAGTGATAGAATCATTCATATTTTCCAGAAAATAACGTCGCTATTTTATCATCCTAAATATTTCATAGTATTAATTGGTTTGAGACAGCGCTTAAAGGTCAATGCAGTTAGTTTAGCGACGATAGCGTTGTTGTGTACATTTTTAATTGTGACTTTAACAATGACGATGACAACATATAGAGATATTGATAATGGCATGAATAAATTATTGACGAATGATTATGATGTGAAATTAGATAGTAAACAGCAGTCACATACACATAGTCAGCATACAGCTTATTTATTATTAAAGGATATTAAGAAACATGTAAATGTTGAGCAACCTAAAATATATCAATCCAGTTTATTTAGGAGTAACTTCAAGTTTGATAATCAGTTGATGATTATGCAACCCAAGCATAATACATATCCAGCAAACTATATTAAATTTGACGATGTCATATTTGGCAACAAAACTGTGATGGTAACAGTATTGACTATGCAAGATTATAATAAATATCATCAACCTATTGATTTAAAAAACAATGAATTGGGTATGATAACATATATTCCAGTATTTAAAAGTAAGACTGAAGTCAGTCTAAATCATCGCAAGTATAGTATTAAACCTGTCACAAATAACAATTTAAATATTGTGCTTTTTCAAGACAGCATGGCATTAATTGTCAAAAATGACAAACAACGTCATCAGATATTGAAGTATTTTAATCAAGCAGATAATGACATATCAACGACGATAAACTTTAATACTGCTAATCATGAACCTATATTTCAAGCAACTATCAATCGATTAGAAGACAAATATAAAATTAGCATTACATCGAAAAATGAAATTACAATGCTGTGGAATAATTTAAGTAGTGGTCTTATATTTATGGGTGGTCTAGTATCAATCGTTTTAATGATAGGAATATTTTTAATGATTTATTATAAACAGGTATCTGAAGGCTATGAAGATCAAAAAAAATATCAAATCATGCAACAAGTTGGATTGGCAAGGGATAAAATTAAACCAATGATACATAGCCAAATCAGGTGGTTTTTTTCAATACCAATGATTATGGCGGTCTGTCATAGCGTATTTGCTCTTAAAATTATTCATACAGTACTAATCATGATAGGCATTTCCAATATTAATCATTTAATAACAAGCTACATCATCGTTATAATAACTGTAAGTTTGTTGTACTCACTGATTTATTGGCTAACATCAAGAATTTATGTAGCTATGCTTAAACAACATAAGTGA
- a CDS encoding alpha/beta hydrolase — MAYISMNYSSPTIGMHQNLTAILPEDQSFFDPNQEAKPLKTLMLLHGLSSDETTYMRYTSIERYANEHQIAIIMPNVDHSAYTNMVYGHSYYDYILEIYDYVHQIFPLSTKREDNFIAGHSMGGYGTIRFALTQSDKFSKAAPLSAVFEAQNLMDIDWNDFSKEAIIGNNSNIKGTELDPYYLLQQAVSEGIDIPRLLIMCGKEDFLYQDNLDFIEHLKSYNIAYQFEDGPGEHDYAYWDHAIKRAIEWFVES; from the coding sequence ATGGCCTATATTTCAATGAACTATAGCTCTCCTACTATAGGAATGCATCAAAATTTAACAGCGATATTACCTGAGGATCAAAGTTTTTTTGACCCAAATCAAGAAGCTAAACCACTTAAAACACTGATGTTACTACATGGATTATCAAGTGATGAAACAACATATATGCGCTATACGAGTATAGAGAGATATGCTAATGAACATCAAATAGCAATAATTATGCCTAATGTAGATCATAGTGCATATACTAATATGGTTTATGGACATAGCTACTATGACTATATTTTAGAAATTTATGATTATGTGCACCAAATATTCCCGCTATCAACTAAAAGAGAAGATAATTTTATTGCGGGACATTCAATGGGAGGATATGGAACGATACGTTTTGCTTTAACACAAAGTGATAAATTTTCTAAAGCTGCACCATTATCAGCAGTATTTGAAGCACAGAATCTGATGGATATCGATTGGAATGATTTTTCTAAAGAGGCTATTATTGGTAATAACAGTAATATAAAAGGGACGGAGTTAGATCCATACTATTTATTACAACAAGCAGTTAGTGAAGGTATAGATATTCCTCGATTATTAATTATGTGTGGTAAGGAAGATTTCTTATATCAAGATAATTTAGATTTTATTGAGCATTTAAAATCTTATAATATTGCATATCAATTTGAAGATGGACCTGGGGAACATGATTATGCTTATTGGGATCATGCTATTAAACGTGCCATTGAATGGTTTGTTGAATCATAA
- the argF gene encoding ornithine carbamoyltransferase: MMQIQQPFNLKGKSLLKESDYTKEEFEGLIDFAMVLKEYKSQGIKHQYLAGKNIALLFEKSSTRTRAAFTVAAIDLGAHPEFLGKNDLQLGVKESVEDTAKVLGRIFDGIEFRGYAQQTVEDLATYSGVPVWNGLTNDWHPTQMLADFMTMKENFGYIDGLNVTYVGDGRNNIAHSLLVAGAMLGVNIRICTPKSLNPKEAYVEIAQQKAQQYVGSIMITDNIAEAVKDTDVIYTDVWVSMGEEEEFEQRINLLKDYQVNQQMFNQTGKESTIFLHCLPAFHDTKTTYGQEIFEKYGLNAMEVTDDIFRSKYSKVFDQAENRMHTIKALMAATLAY; this comes from the coding sequence ATGATGCAAATTCAACAACCATTTAATTTAAAAGGGAAATCCTTATTAAAAGAAAGTGACTATACTAAAGAAGAATTTGAGGGATTGATTGACTTTGCTATGGTGTTAAAGGAGTATAAGTCACAAGGTATTAAACACCAATACTTAGCAGGCAAAAATATTGCTTTACTATTTGAGAAAAGTTCGACTAGAACAAGAGCAGCTTTTACAGTTGCCGCCATTGATTTAGGTGCACATCCTGAATTTTTAGGGAAAAATGATTTGCAACTAGGTGTCAAAGAATCTGTAGAAGATACAGCAAAAGTGTTAGGTAGAATTTTTGATGGTATTGAATTCCGTGGCTATGCTCAACAAACAGTGGAAGACTTAGCAACCTATTCTGGTGTGCCTGTATGGAATGGTTTAACAAATGATTGGCATCCGACGCAAATGTTGGCGGATTTTATGACTATGAAAGAGAATTTTGGTTATATAGATGGTCTTAATGTCACTTATGTTGGTGATGGTAGAAATAACATTGCACACTCATTATTAGTTGCAGGCGCAATGTTAGGCGTTAATATTAGAATTTGTACACCTAAATCATTGAATCCTAAAGAAGCTTACGTAGAAATTGCACAACAAAAAGCACAACAATATGTTGGATCTATTATGATTACTGATAATATCGCTGAGGCTGTCAAAGATACTGATGTTATTTATACAGATGTCTGGGTATCTATGGGTGAAGAAGAAGAATTTGAACAACGTATTAACTTACTGAAAGATTATCAAGTAAATCAACAAATGTTTAATCAAACAGGTAAGGAATCAACAATATTTTTACATTGTTTACCAGCTTTTCATGATACAAAAACAACTTATGGCCAAGAAATATTTGAGAAGTATGGACTTAATGCTATGGAAGTTACTGATGATATTTTTAGAAGTAAATATTCTAAAGTATTTGATCAAGCGGAAAATCGTATGCATACAATTAAAGCACTTATGGCAGCTACACTAGCATATTAA
- a CDS encoding DUF4064 domain-containing protein, with translation MLNRTKERVMVWIGIVIQLLSIITTILTMPKILSGEQKNEILEQVKQQQPNVTDIFSMEQLSQIITITVIVALVLSIVSCILAIISISVINKKVRMSGSLLIIAGVITFLTSFIAGILYIVAGIMLVVKKTKQQFRNINNNSWHSDSDNKTDSYSSSESTYMNQDNDQGSHENHDDFIEMERQRLKEKKEQDPYKY, from the coding sequence ATGTTAAATCGCACAAAAGAACGTGTGATGGTTTGGATAGGTATTGTAATTCAACTATTGTCCATCATCACAACAATTTTAACTATGCCTAAAATCTTATCAGGCGAACAAAAAAATGAAATTTTAGAACAGGTTAAACAGCAACAACCTAACGTCACTGATATATTTTCAATGGAACAGTTAAGTCAAATTATAACGATAACAGTTATTGTAGCACTGGTTCTATCAATCGTTTCTTGCATTCTAGCAATCATTAGCATCTCTGTTATCAATAAAAAGGTTAGAATGTCAGGTTCGTTATTAATCATAGCTGGTGTCATAACATTTTTAACGTCATTTATTGCAGGCATTCTCTATATTGTTGCGGGTATTATGTTGGTTGTTAAAAAAACTAAACAACAATTTAGAAATATTAATAATAACAGTTGGCATAGTGATAGCGACAATAAAACTGATAGTTATTCAAGTAGTGAGTCAACATATATGAATCAAGATAACGACCAAGGTTCACATGAGAACCACGATGACTTTATTGAAATGGAACGCCAACGCTTAAAAGAGAAAAAAGAACAAGATCCTTATAAATATTAA
- the ltrA gene encoding group II intron reverse transcriptase/maturase, producing MYRESPSMMELVVRENNIQKAIKKVKKNNGAPGIDGMRVSELTSHFAKYFPQIKQKLLDGTYKPQAVRKVEIPKSNGKKRVLGIPVARDRVIQQAIKQVIEPSIDRTFSKHSHGFRPNRSTGTALKECATYYEEGYLVAVDCDLKQCFDMLNHDKLMYLFERHVQDKAISKFIRRSLQVGAIDLNGNYRSREIGAPQGGVISPLLCNIYLHELDNELEKRGHRFVRYADDFVIFVRTKRAGQRVMESVTKFIEKDLKLIVNSEKSKVGSITRLKFLSCLMTKVNGTYRFRPTMEARRNLKRTLRRLTKRNRPGTFKEIISEINQVTRGWINYFGKGFITGFVTKLQSWLNRRIRQLILKRWKRIKTKYKMLRKYGLDHKSAMKIANSRKKYWRLSSTHEVHRALTTKRLYKWGLEPLTQLAETAYARY from the coding sequence ATGTATCGTGAGTCTCCATCTATGATGGAGCTTGTTGTAAGAGAGAATAATATACAAAAAGCAATTAAGAAAGTGAAGAAAAACAACGGTGCACCTGGCATCGATGGCATGCGAGTAAGTGAATTAACATCACATTTCGCAAAATACTTTCCACAAATTAAACAAAAACTGCTTGATGGCACGTATAAGCCACAAGCAGTAAGAAAGGTTGAAATACCTAAATCAAATGGGAAAAAGCGCGTGCTTGGAATCCCTGTCGCAAGAGACAGAGTTATCCAACAAGCCATTAAACAAGTCATTGAACCTAGTATCGACCGTACTTTCTCAAAACACAGTCATGGCTTTAGACCGAATCGTAGTACAGGAACTGCACTTAAAGAATGTGCAACATACTATGAAGAAGGTTACTTAGTTGCAGTTGATTGTGATTTAAAACAGTGCTTTGATATGTTGAACCATGATAAATTAATGTATCTATTTGAACGACATGTTCAAGATAAAGCCATTTCTAAATTTATTCGTAGAAGCCTACAGGTTGGTGCAATCGACCTCAATGGTAATTATCGAAGTAGAGAAATAGGTGCACCGCAAGGTGGTGTTATTTCCCCGTTACTTTGTAATATTTATCTTCACGAATTAGATAATGAATTGGAGAAACGTGGTCATCGCTTTGTTCGTTATGCAGATGACTTCGTCATCTTTGTACGTACAAAACGAGCGGGTCAACGTGTCATGGAAAGTGTGACAAAGTTTATCGAAAAAGACCTTAAACTTATTGTAAATAGTGAAAAGAGCAAGGTAGGTTCTATCACACGTTTAAAGTTCTTGAGTTGTCTAATGACCAAAGTAAATGGCACTTATCGTTTCAGACCGACTATGGAAGCAAGAAGAAATTTAAAACGCACCTTAAGACGTCTAACGAAACGAAATAGACCAGGTACCTTTAAAGAGATTATATCAGAAATTAATCAAGTAACACGAGGGTGGATAAATTACTTTGGTAAAGGATTTATTACAGGTTTTGTAACGAAGTTACAATCATGGTTAAACCGACGCATTAGACAACTAATCCTCAAAAGATGGAAAAGAATAAAAACCAAATATAAGATGTTACGTAAGTATGGACTTGACCATAAGAGTGCAATGAAAATTGCCAATTCAAGAAAGAAATACTGGCGCTTATCATCAACGCATGAAGTTCATCGTGCACTTACAACAAAACGTCTCTACAAGTGGGGGTTAGAACCATTAACCCAACTCGCAGAGACGGCTTACGCAAGATATTGA